In Anthonomus grandis grandis chromosome 16, icAntGran1.3, whole genome shotgun sequence, a single window of DNA contains:
- the LOC126745610 gene encoding uncharacterized protein LOC126745610 has protein sequence MAYFQELSEKYSPTSLWTKYSTLRSTLMVYKNIDNSQYHRLISFLKVKSKGCVPKKSKFLEGEQIIKFIKKAPDDIYLVHKVILVMGVFGDLRRDELVKMTIDNIEDRGTVLVIKVPESKTSTSKSFTIIEEDLGALNLIKKYAALRPAGIKERRFFLTYRKSRCIVQPVGKNTIGSVPTLIATFLKLDNAEAYTGHCLRCISSTLLVEAGASFEMLKQHGKWKSSSVAEGYIEESISSKNKVAKMIANSVNSEVNSVSTIENSLMDILQTIQNSVSAATSTITKNIDHSIVGLATFSGNFQNCNFYFGNKV, from the exons ATGGCATATTTTCAGGAACTG tcggaAAAATACAGTCCGACCTCTCTTTGGACCAAGTATTCTACCCTAAGGTCTACGTTaatggtctataaaaatatagacaactcgcaataccatcgtctcatatcttttttaaaagttaagtcgAAAGGATGTGTCCCGAAGAAGTCTAAATTTTTGGAaggagaacaaataataaaatttattaagaaggctCCTGATGATATCTACTTGGTACACAAAGTCATATTGGTAATGGGTGTTTTTGGAGATTTAAGACGTGATGAgttggtcaaaatgaccattgatAATATTGAGGATAGAGGAACGGTCTTGGTTATAAAGGTACCAGAAAgtaaaacttcaacttcaaaaagttttactatcattgaagaagatttaggcgctttaaatttaataaaaaagtacgcaGCATTAAGACCAGCTGGAATAAAGGAGCGAAGATTCTTTCTTACCTATAGAAAGAGTCGCTGTATAGTACAACCTGTTGGAAAAAATACCATAGGAAGCGTCCCAACATTGAtcgcaacatttttaaaactggataaTGCAGAAGCTTATACCGGCCACTGTTTGCGTTGCATATCGTCAACTTTACTTGTTGAGGCAGGTGCTTCGTTTGAAATGCTAAAACAACATGGGAAATGGAAAAGCTCTTCAGTAgctgaaggatatatagaagaaagtatttcatCCAAGAATAAAGTAGCCAAAATGATTGCCAATTCAGTTAATTCCGAGGTTAATTCCGTATCgactattgaaaattctttaatggacattttacaaactatacaaaatagcgttagtgctgccacctctaccattacaaaaaacatcgaccattctatagtgggattagctacattttccgggaactttcaaaattgtaatttttattttggaaataaagtttaa